Genomic segment of Odontesthes bonariensis isolate fOdoBon6 chromosome 10, fOdoBon6.hap1, whole genome shotgun sequence:
TGCTGGCCTCCCCGTTTGAGCTGTTTCAGTGACAAAGCACTGAGCGCTCAGTCGACACGTACCCTCGCACGCTAAAACTGTCCGACTGTATTGATGGCCATTTCTCTATAAACATTCCTCCCTCTTCCCCTGTTGCTCATAATTCCTGTCTTGTGAAACCTCAAGTGTTTTCTGAATGGAATGGAACGGATCCGAAGTTAAAGTCGAGAAACTAACCCATACTGGGGTTTCTACATACTCCATCCAAGGGGTGCTTCCTttctgattttcatgtttttccagGCAAATCCCACACTCCAGTGGACAGTAACCAGAGTGTGAGAAAGCTTTGAGACACAACACACACTATCTGGGACTCCACACCCAGTGTCGCCTTATCCAGCCCACCTCCCTCTATTCTGCCTGCTGAACTTTGGCACTCACTCTCTCCTCTTATTTTCTTTCCATTGTTggttcacacacacgcacacacacacacacacacacacgcacacactagACTGTGTTTTGCTGCTGCCTGTGGCCCTCAGTTTGTATTTATCACCCCATTTCATTCAAACTCTAGCTTTGACCCTCACCTCCTTTTATATGTGCTTCTCAggtctttctcctcctctcagtAGATTGGACTAGGGTCTCCTTGTCACTTGTCAGTGTGGGGTAGGTGTCAGAGGATTGAGGTTAAGCAGCCCTTTGTCTCGTTGCACTTGACACCGCATACCTTGTTATCGCTGGgcacaaaagaagaaaagctgTGTAGGGGAGCGAAGCATTAGGATTGTTTGTGTGCACAAGGGGAGTGTGTACGTGTTAACTGGGTAGAGAGTGTCTTGCATGAATGTTTGCTGCACAAACAGACTGCGTTTTGGGGTTCTAAATAGGTGGACTTTGTCATACCTCTGTTGCTCTCTTGCAAGCTCTGATAGCGGTGAGAGTCCTGGCAGTCCAAGGTCGAACGAGGAAGGGGTGGTGCTGAGTGAACGGTGGGAAAAGGGGGTGATGTTTGAGGAGATGAATGGTCCCCATGGGAAACTTGTTCACCTGTCTTCCTCTTTGCTCTGCTCACTATTTCCAACTGTTCCCAAAGTCCCTCGGTTTTGTCATTGTTCTGTGCTTAGCACAGTTATCTGCCAGATGCCAGAGTCGTATTTGGGTTTCATGGCGAGGAGAAGGTTTTTGTTTACTAATCATGTTTGTTCACAGGGGCTAATGTAAGACCAAACAATGGTGCCATCGCTTGGCGTAGTTGTAATTAGACTTAGCTGGCAACATGTGAAGTTGAGAAGATTTGTTTTAAAGAGGATTAATAATATGACTCAACTACTGCAAATATATTGGCtgaagttgtgtgtgtgtgtgtgtgtgtgtgtgtgtgtgtgtgtgtgtgtgtgtgtcagaggagtGCGGTGTGTATGCAGTTgtcttgtgtttgtgtggtAATTATGACTAACATAACAGTGTGGTGTTGCTGTTCTCTCTCCTAGGTGACATCACACAGAAGGGCTATGAGAAGAAGAGAGCCAAGCTGCTGGCCTCCTACATCCCCCATTTGCCAAGTAAGaccagctcttcttcttcttctgctcattGTGTTTTTTATCAACTTCTTTCTGAATCCGTCTTCTTTCTCCTGTGTTTGAATTTGACCTTTTGTCAAGGGACAAACATAAAGTGACTGCATTACATCAAAGAAACTTACCAAGTCAGGCTTTCCCGAAACTTGAATTTCCATTTTATCTGATGTTTCTGTCCCAGCTCCAAAGTGAATTGGACTGAAACCAACGCTTTGTTGGTGCCGTACTGTGAAAATGTATCATTTTACTGACTCCAGAGTGAGTGTAAATCTCTTTGTCTAAGTTGTCCAATAGAATATCTGGCTTTCTGTGGCACTCTAGTGGCCAAAATGAAAACTGCATTTTATATAGAATAGCCATACTGTCGATTTTGAAGATTCAATGTAGTTTGACTCGGGTTTTCTTGACCCTGTGATTGTTCATAGAGAGTGGGATGTTTCTCTGTATTACTCTGAGCCAGTCACCTCTGTACCTATTGGAGAGCTGATCTGCTAGATTTATTCAGTCAGCTGCTGGGCACACAAGGGTTTTTGTGTTTCCTCAGGAAGGATTGCGCCACATTAACAAAAGCATGAAAAAATATCCTTTTTCATGTGTCACAGTAAGCTCATTTCCAAAGAGCAAAACTAAACTTCCTTCTCTGTTAGTTTGACCTTGGTCTGCTTCTGCTTGTGCTACCACGTGATTCATGCTGAGTGATTACACCCAAAGGACATCGAAAGACTTGTACAAATCTTAGATCGTTTCCATATTCAATGCTTTGTTGGTTTTTAGTGGGTTCTGTTGAGTGATTGACAGTTTACCATCAACGTCAACAGATGCCGAGAAACTTTGTTCGCACAAGGATGATTTTGTGCTCCTACGCCCGTCTTCTTTGGTCCTTTTGTTCCTCAAAGCCACCCACTCTGCAAGTGCTGCTGCCCTCTTAAAAAAGAAGACCGTAGACTAGAATACATTTGCTTTAATATAACCTAGTTTCATATATTCTGTTGATAGTGTAAGTTGCATCAGTGTAGTACATATCTTTTTAAGTTTCTGAGGTTCTGTAGTGAGGCTAAATTTAGATAGATTCTCAGCGAATCATGTAATATTTATGCCTACACGTTGTTGTAATGGCATTATGTAAAGCAAGAGTTTGCTTTAGTTGTGTGTGACGTTCCTAAAACCCCATGTTGGTTTTGCACGTTATTTATTAACGTTGAGCTACACATATCTGCATTGACTTTGTGCATGCTCGCTTCTGTTCTTTAGATGTGGGTCTTTCTCTGCCAGATGTACAGCTTTCCCCAAGCCACAGTGCCGACCCGAGCCCGAGTCCCGAGGCGCCGGGCCCCTCCACCTCTTCAGCCTCCAGACACCATCGTGCACACCGCAGTGGAGGGGCCAGGGACGAGCGCTACAGATCGGGTATACAGCAGACTATACGACTAAAACCTATTCCAAAAACAACTTTCCACCCAAAGTAAAGTTTTAAGCCAGCTTGCTCACCATTTAGGTAATTTATTTTCTGGTTTGTGTCCGtgtatttgttctttttgtgtagACATCCATACAGAGGCTGTGCAGGCGGCTCTGGCCaaacacaaagaagagaagATGGCACTCCCTATGCCAACCAAGAGACGCTCCGCCTTTGTTCAGTCTCCTCTAGACACCTGCACACCTCCAGGTAAACCTAATATCTCACCCACTGTGCAGGTGGCTTTGTTGGTTATGACCTTAAAGGTTGTTTCCGCCAACTCCATGTCAAAATGATAAATGTATAAAACTTAATGGTTTTAAGATTGTGTGAAAAACCGAAAGCTAAATTAAATCTACGTGTGGTGGGCGTTTCCTGTTATTTTTCAGACACGTCCTCTGCATCAGAGGATGATGGCTCTCTCCGCAGAAAGGCAGCACTTAGCGCAGTGCTCGCCCAGAGCCTCCAGAGCCCTGATTACTGGATCAATCGCTCCGTCCAAAGCTCTTCCACTTCTTCATCTGCTTCCTCAACCCTCTCCCATGGAGAGCCTAAGACTCAGCCTCAGCCCCAGCCTCCGCCTGCTGCATCTTTGCTAGCCGACGTACTGGCTCACACACGCATAGGTAAACTTTGCTTAATGGAGAGTTCCACTGTTGGCTGATCACAACTactgatgttgtttttgtcctTCACAATGCTCATGCTTATCTCATCCAACAGAAAACAGTGTCCCCCCGGATGTGACATCTTCCACTCCACAGGATAGGGGGTCCAGGGTGGACGTTCCCCCAGCAGTCAAGGGAATGAGTCGTGGACAGAGCCGCTCcagcatactggatactgctgACGGTAAACTCACACAAAGCAGGAGGTTGATAAATGTCTTTTATTGGATAAAGTGGGGGTTTGGGGATCTAACTTATGAACTACAAGTGTGAAACTTTGGTTTCTGTCGcctgttttttcttcaaatCAGGAGGTTATACCATTTGCATGTTTTAATCATGGCAATGATGAACATATTTCTGTTTTGCATTGACCATAAGGCTCACTGTGTGGCAGTGACAAAGCTGATTGAATGTAATCAAATCAGGGTAAAATGTTGGCCGATAATCACCTTTTCAAAGTCATTGTCATTTCACTGCTGTGAATGCTGCTAATGACAGatattttgttctttcttttggGTCCATTAATCCTGTCCCTGTCTTGCCTTTcaattaaaaaaggaaagagaaaaggtAATATACATCGAACCCGGGGAAGGGGAGGGATGCTGAAGAGGCCCAGATCAGCTTGCTTTTCGTCCTATCTCTTTGTGTTCGTCTCGTGTCATAGGTTTAGGAGTAGAAAACTTCCTACCCTTGATTTTCCTTAAAACCATCCAACCTGTGTGTCCTTGCGTACAAATTTCCCTTTCGAATCCTTCCTGCTGCTGACTCTGATACTGACTGTGCTCTTGCGTAGGATTCTGCCTGTGTTGGAGCGTGTGATGGCGTAGAACTATAAGTTGGAAAGaactgcatgtgtgtgcgttaCCTTGTTTGTCTGCATATGTTTGTCATGACGGCTGTTCTTGGTGTTTGTCCAGGCGTGCCTGTCAACAGCAGGGTGTCCACTAAGATCCAGCAGCTGTTGAACACACTCAAGCGGCCCAAAAGACCACCACTCAGCGAATTCTTCCTCGATGACTCTGAGGAGATCGTAGAAGGTGAAGACCCATACTGGGCATCTGTTTGCAAATGCATTTATCAGGGTTGAAGTTCACTATCCTAAATGTCGGTTAAAGAAGAGCTCACAGTTTGTTGGATGGGTTGCTTCATTCTAATGGTAGTTTCGCTGTAATTTTAGATCTTAGAACTGTagaaaaaacatatttaaataaTGCCTTTTATGTTTTACTTGTGCTGACaaagctgataaaactgttCATAATAAACATGCTTCTTGTTTAGCACACATCTGTTAGTTTACGTCCCTTCTCAGACAAACGAAATCCTGCGTGTTTCTGTCTGAAATTCACTGGACTGCAGATGAGTTTCTTTCCAATGTGTGcctctttttttcaatttttttcaatttttttatgtatagTTCCCCAGCCAGATCCTAACACCCCAAAACCTGAGGGACGTCAAATCATCCCAGTGAAGGGGGAGCCTCTCGGAGTGGTCAGTAACTGGCCTCCTGCTCTGCAGGCCGCCCTCGCCCGCTGGGGGGCCACCCAGGCCAAGAGCCCTGCCCTCACAGTGCTGGACATCACTGGCAAACCCCTTTATACCCTCACATACGGTGGGCAAAACTTAAATATTAAACGACTAAAGATTTTGGTCGAGCCTCTCGGTTTACACAGTGATTTTCATGTTATTATGTCCACCTGAAGGAAGTGTCTTGTAAATGAGCttcatcaaataaaaaaaagatattagCAGGGTAGTTCCTCAGGTTGTAAAGCTGCTGTGACTTTGGGAGTTGAATGATCACATAATGATAATGCATTATAATtaaccccaaaaaaaaaaaaaaagaagacattttcaaagaattcttctccttttttcttcCACAGGCAAACTATGGAGTCGCAGTCTGAAGCTCGCCTATACATTACTAAATAAATTGGGCACCAAGACTGAGCCTGTCCTACAACCCGGAGATCGAGTAAGAGTTTGTCAGGCACTTCTTGGTAATCAAATGATAAAGGCACATGACAATGGGAATGGCTTTTTCTGCCCCTCAGGTGGCGTTGGTGTATCCAAACAGTGACCCTGGCATGTTCTGGGTGGCTTTCTATGGCTGTCTGTTAGCTGAGGTCATCCCTGTGCCTATCGAAGTACCACTGTCACGACAGGTACAGATGTCCGTTTAAGTGAATTACTCTGAGGTTGCCTCAGAGAAATATGAAGTAGGTGTAACTGTTGGAAGACCAGATAAAGTATAATGGAAGTAACCCAAAGGGACTGATGCTTTATCAATTTCTGTGCGATTCCAGTGCCTGTCTCTGCATCAGTGGTTGTTGTTTATGTTGTCAGCTAGAGTTTTTGCATCATTGTTTCAGCTTTGTAGACCAGTCCTCGTGTCTTCACAATCCTGGCCCTTGTGTCTGTACACAGGATGCAGGTAGCCAGCAGATTGGCTTCCTATTGGGCAGCTGCAGTGTGAGTTTGGCGTTGACCAGTGAGGTGTGCCTCAAAGGGCTGCCAAAGACTCCAAATGGAGAGATCGTACAGTTCAAAGGTCAGCAAGCTTAAACTgccttttttatatattttttattgcctttttcttgtttctttctACAGTTATTTTGCTCATTGCATTTTTGTACCGTAAGTGTTGctaatttttttaatgttttattttatgtccACATTTATGTCCACATTTATGTCCACATGTCCTTTAAATTGAGCTGTTTACTGTTTTGCGTTTGAGCTTGAAAATAAAACTGAGTTGAACCAGAGCTGCTGGCTCAACAGGAGTTGTAAATCCAGTTAACATCATATATACAATCTGATCTCCAGTGGCCAATGTGGCCCCACAATGGGGAGTGTTATATCATTGGCTTTTCAACATTAAAATGTAAAACGTCTCGTAATCCATGCAGCCAAAAGcccattttttctttgtgtcagCAATGTTTCTTCAGTGTGCTCCATcttctttgtggtgttgtgATAACAGGATGGCCAAGGATGAAATGGGTAGTGACGGATACCAAGTATCTGACCAAACCATCTAAAGACTGGCAGCCTCACATCCCCACTGCCAACACAGATACTGCCTACATAGAGGTATTTTAAGAAAATATGGAATTACAGTTTGATTGTATTTTCCAAATAGGTTGTCAGGTGAAtttacattcattttactgATCATAAATGAACGATTGAAGATTCAGAAAGAAAATTGGGAAATAGTTATGATGTTTTGATTACACCGTGAAACACCTTCATAGTCCAGCTATGCttttattttcctgttttttttttgtcgatttaaaaatgtaaaaactctTCATTTAACCAAGGGACACAATTTTTATTCCAAAATATATTTCTGATGATTGTTTTTGGCTCATTGATTGCCTTGGATCTTTTTCATGAATCTCACTGACATTCGTGTGTCTGATTCGTTCCCATCCAAGTACAAAGCGAGTAAGGAGGGAACAGTGATGGGTGTTGCTGTGTCCAAGATCTCCATGCTGACCCACTGTCAAGCCCTGACTCAGGCCTGTAACTACTGTGAAGGTCAGAACGTTTTGTCATGCATCTGTCAAATCGGTCTCTTGTCTGCTCTTTTATGTGTTTAAATGAGATGCTGATGCGTGCGTTTGTCTTAGGGGAGACACTGGTCAATGTGTTGGACTGCAAGAAAGACATGGGCCTGTGGCACGGCGTCTTAACGGTGAGGCTGGATGCAGGGATTTGTAAAGCCATGGGGATGCTCTTCGTGTCTTCAGCGGGACCGACTGTGAAACTGAAAATGTGTATCTTTCCTTGCAGAGTGTCATGAACAGAATCCACACCATCACTGTACCATATGCAGTCATGAAGGCCTGTCCCATCTCCTGGGTGCAGAGAGTTCACATTCACAAAGGTTCAGCCAAACAACCATTTTACTTTGATATTAAATGCTTCTACAGATGTACTTTTTCTTTGTAGTCTATTAGCATTTGTTTAGAATGATTACATATCAAGTATGACATGAAATTGACCACTTACCAGCCCACATGTTGAGTTAAGTTGGAAAAAGGTCAAGGAGATACATTTTAGAAAGCTCAAATGTATAATTAAGGAATGAGACAAACTTCTCTTTATACGATTTTACTTTTCTATAACATGTTGCTTTTACTTCCTTACAGTACGCGTTGCCTTGGTGAAGTGCCGTGACCTCCACTGGGCCATGATGGCCCACAAGGATCAGAAGGACACGAACTTGTCCTCTATTCGTATGCTTATAGTGGCTGATGGAGCTAACCCATGTGAGTAGCTTCTCCTCCACAAGCGCAGTCCCTTTGTGACATTTTAAACTTTGTGGATTAGTTTCAGTTATTGTTTTGGCTGATGTTTTTATCTCTTGCTTCCAACCAGGGTCTGTGTCGTCATGTGATGCCTTCCTGAATGTGTTCCAGTCTCACGGTTTGAAGCCTGAGGCCATTTGTCCATGTGCTACCTCTCCTGAGGCCCTGACTGTGGCCATACGCAGGTACCGCATCAACTTGAACTTGTTCTAAAAAGAGATGCTCTGATATTTAAACTAGTGACCTGTCATTTGAATTTTAGTAGCTTTTAAAATGTAGGGTTATACTTTTCTTGAATACTGTCGAGTTTTATGCAGGAAGATTGTTAGAGGCAGACTGAGTGAGAGGAAGAAAGTGAGGTGCACAGAGACTTAGACACCAGCTGACATTCAGAGTTCAGGGATTTCTTTGTACTAAGAATAGCAGGCATTTAAGtaattacatttatttaaacttataataatgaaaacctttaattaaaaaatttaatccaaaatgtttaatctgatgTTATTGTGTGGCCCACGCATGGTGAAAATATACTAGGAGAAAAATGTCCGGATTTTCGCCTTCTCTCCAGGCCTGGTGCACGAGGAGCTCCACTACCAGCAAGGGCCATCCTGTCCATGGGCGGGCTGAGCCACGGGGTGATCAGGGTCAACACAGAAGACAAGAACTCTGCTCTCACTGTACAGGATGTGGGCCACATCATGCCTGGAGGTTAGCCACCACATCTGGTTTCAGCTGTCAGTGCAGACGTACAGCAGCTGCCTCCTTTATCGTACTCATGATCTCTTTCACAGATGGGGAGCTTAAACATATGTAATTTTCTAATGTTTTTCGCCAAATTGTGCGTTCCAGCTCTTATGTGCATTGTAAAACCGGACGGGCCTCCACAGCTGTGTAAGACAGATGAGATTGGAGAGATTGTCATCAACTCTCGGGCTGGAGGCACCATGTACTACGGTCTTCCTGGTGTTACCAAGAACACATTTGAGGTCTGTCCTAGACAGATTTTTAATCTGCTCTAATCACTTCTTTGCCTCATTATCTTCTTCCAACTGAGTGTAACCTGTGATCTGCTGTGACTGTGGAAATTGTGGTATGAGACAGCAATGTACTGTATGTTGCACTGGGATCAGCTCTGGTCCTCCTCAAACTTGCGTAATCTATGGTGTATTAAAACTTTTGATGCATGCTTGCATTATCCATTTATTGGTGACACGGATATTATTGTATTTGTATTTAAGTTGACCTCGAGAGGCATAAGAGGACTATTTCCACACCCTCAAAGTTGTTCGTTTCACCATCGTCCCTgactatttttttaatattttcagTTACTTAATGATCCATAGTAGTAAAGCTACAGTAATCTCATACTGACATCACTTTCACGTCCAGTGTCAGGGATGACTTTTACTCTGCAGTGTATTTGAGTTCAGTCCCTCTGATCTTTCTACTAATTTGTACTTTAGGTGATCCCTGTCAACCAAGCCGGAGCACCCATCGGAGAAATTCCATTCTCTCGGACTGGTTTGCTTGGATTTGTGGGACCGGTATGGaacacatttttattattatgacTGTatatttgggcttgttttgctaATTTAAATCAGCCAATGAGAAATATTTTTGTTCAAGATTTTCGTAAATATTTTtgtgcctaaaaaaaaaaattacatctcAATATAAGAAAGAATAGATCCTGGGTTGAAAAGTCCTGGAATGTTCCTCTTAAGTAGAATACATTACAGCTGATAGTCGGCACTTTGTGAAGATGAATGTGTCTGCTCCACAGGGaagtcttgtgtttgttgtgggGAAGATTGAGGGACTCCTGACAGTGAGCGGGCGACGCCATAATGCCGACGACCTGGTTGCCACCGCGTTAGCAGTGGAGCCTGTCAAAACAGTTTACAGGGGGAGGTATGACACTACGTGCTGCCTGTGAGCCAGTGCGTGCATTCTGGATGCActctctggggaaaaaaattccAGCAAACGATACGTGAAAGTATTTTTTATATACTATGCTCTTTCTCATCCATGCAGGATTGCTGTGTTCTCTGTGACAGTGTTTTTTGACGAGAGAATAGTGATTGTGGCAGAACAGAGGCCTGATGCCAATGAAGAAGACAGCTTCCAGTGGATGAGTCGAGTTCTTCAGGTCAGTTTTACATCAGCTGAAATTgctgttttttagttttttttttttttttttttagggtgtCATCCTAACTGAAACCGAAAGAGGCAAATACTCATTGCATTGTGTAAATCTTCCATCCGTTTAACTCACTTCATGCATGTTTCCTCTAAAGGCCATCGACAGTATCCACCAGGTTGGCCTTTACTGCCTCGCTCTCGTCCCAGCCAACACTCTCCCAAAGACGCCCCTGGGAGGCATCCACATCTACGAAACCAAGCAGAGCTTTTTGGAGGGAAACCTGCACCCCTGCAATATCCTTATGTGCCCACACACCTGTGTTACAAACATGCCCAAGCCTCGTCAGAAACAGCCAGGTGAGCAATATTGGGCATCATCTGTGTATACTAAACAAAGCTGCAGCATGAATATATACATCTCGGTGTGTATTGTGTGACTCATTGGAATCGGCAGCTTTCTATGTTGTGCAGCAGTACATTACTACCAGCCCTCACACCACTCTTTGCGGTGCTCCCAGAGGTTCCTTCGCTGACCACTTTCAGTTGTGCATTTGCGGCTCGCACTGAatttttttcactgtgtgaagcAAAGACACTTTTTTGAGGCATTTttgagaggagaaaaagaagagaagctACAGGAAGCCAAATCCAGAAAGGAGGCCAAATATGAGAGATGATTGTGGTTGTTagtccaaaaaaaaccccacgtGTCTTGACATGTTACGGGCAGGCGTTTATCGGCACGGTTTGTGTCACACTTTAGGTCATTTTGCACTGAATGTTCTCCCTCAgactactttaaaaaaaaaaaaaaaaaaaaaaaactttacaccAGAGCTTCGTGTTGACAGTCTGATCTTAAGAGATAAATTCATTTTGCCCAAACCTGTTGATGTCAGAGAAGCAATAAGCGCGCTCTTAGTCGCAGTCTTCACCTGACATACTTTCTTTAGTCTTAGACATTGCGGATTCATTCACTAGAGATCACTCTTTGGTCTCCTGAATGTCAtcactgatgcagctttcagcaCCATGGATGATCCCCACCATGACGGTCAGGAAGGTTCAGGtttaaacagaatttcttgttttctctctttAGAGGTATGCGGTAAAATTACAAATGCAAACCTGCTTGTCAGTACCTTCAGAAGACAGAAAGACTTTCAGGGAGTGTTCCAAGCACGGCAGGAAAGCCGGGTGCACAAAGTGGCTACTTTTAGAGGAATAGTAGCCAAATTCATTGGCTCATTCGAGTCGTTTTGAAAGTTTCATCATTTTTCATAATTCGCTCATCAGTTTGGCAATTTCTGAATTTGTACTGCTTGCATCATGTCTGCTGCTTCTGACTGTTAAATTTCTCTCTCTGATTGTTTTTGATCTGCTAAGTGGATGTTGGTCCAGCTTCTATGCTGGTCGGTAACTTGGTGGCAGGGAAGCGGATTGCCCAGGCGACGGGCAGAGAGCTGGGTGTGGTGGAGGACCAGGATCTCATTCGAAAGGTACCACCAAACAGGCCGGTCTTTACTTTGAACACACCGTGCACTGAACTGACTGTTAATAAAGGACGTAGCATCCTTCAACACGCAGTCAGGAAAATGAACCATTCCTTGAGTGACTTTTTCAACAATTCAACTTGTAATACTTTGAATTGTTAAATTTGAAGCAATGCATGTCTATAGCAATAACATCAATGCCATCCTTTATGACGGCGCTGCTTTTATTTGTGCCATGTTGTCTAACCGATTAGTTTTAGACAACACAAGATTAAAAAGATATTTAGGTAGTTAATTGTTTAAGCCACACTGATTTAATGTGATTGGAAATGTAACATTTTGGGACTTAAATAGAAAATAGTAtacaaatctcttcaaatgaaTCCAAAGGACAATTTAAACATGCTCTGAATATGTTTACCAAGTTAAatatgattgtttttttgttttttttatatctacCAGATAAAATGGATGCTGTTGTTTTATCTTAAacctctgttgttgttgttctgccTTTACTTGGGTTGGGCTTTAGCTCTGTATGTGGCCCACCATGATGGTAAGGCTCTAGTCTGGCCCCAAACCGTCTCTGCTTGTGCTGCTTCTGTCAGTCACAtgtgcttctgcagctgcaacAACCCGACAGCGTCCAGCGACAGCTTGGCCCAGTGTGATGACTGTCCTGGCCGGCTCCTTTGCCAGCAGGGGTCCACGCATTTACTCTTATCAAACATTCATAGATGTGAGGCTGAAACGGAAGTTTGACACTACTGTGTGTGCCTAACTATGTATATACTACTATGTTAGACAAAGTTCTTGTTTTAAGCACCAAAAGTATCTTCTAGGAGAA
This window contains:
- the dip2ba gene encoding disco-interacting protein 2 homolog B-A isoform X2; this encodes MADRGVDLSALPKEVRDQLAELDLELSEGDITQKGYEKKRAKLLASYIPHLPNVQLSPSHSADPSPSPEAPGPSTSSASRHHRAHRSGGARDERYRSDIHTEAVQAALAKHKEEKMALPMPTKRRSAFVQSPLDTCTPPDTSSASEDDGSLRRKAALSAVLAQSLQSPDYWINRSVQSSSTSSSASSTLSHGEPKTQPQPQPPPAASLLADVLAHTRIENSVPPDVTSSTPQDRGSRVDVPPAVKGMSRGQSRSSILDTADGVPVNSRVSTKIQQLLNTLKRPKRPPLSEFFLDDSEEIVEVPQPDPNTPKPEGRQIIPVKGEPLGVVSNWPPALQAALARWGATQAKSPALTVLDITGKPLYTLTYGKLWSRSLKLAYTLLNKLGTKTEPVLQPGDRVALVYPNSDPGMFWVAFYGCLLAEVIPVPIEVPLSRQDAGSQQIGFLLGSCSVSLALTSEVCLKGLPKTPNGEIVQFKGWPRMKWVVTDTKYLTKPSKDWQPHIPTANTDTAYIEYKASKEGTVMGVAVSKISMLTHCQALTQACNYCEGETLVNVLDCKKDMGLWHGVLTSVMNRIHTITVPYAVMKACPISWVQRVHIHKVRVALVKCRDLHWAMMAHKDQKDTNLSSIRMLIVADGANPWSVSSCDAFLNVFQSHGLKPEAICPCATSPEALTVAIRRPGARGAPLPARAILSMGGLSHGVIRVNTEDKNSALTVQDVGHIMPGALMCIVKPDGPPQLCKTDEIGEIVINSRAGGTMYYGLPGVTKNTFEVIPVNQAGAPIGEIPFSRTGLLGFVGPGSLVFVVGKIEGLLTVSGRRHNADDLVATALAVEPVKTVYRGRIAVFSVTVFFDERIVIVAEQRPDANEEDSFQWMSRVLQAIDSIHQVGLYCLALVPANTLPKTPLGGIHIYETKQSFLEGNLHPCNILMCPHTCVTNMPKPRQKQPVDVGPASMLVGNLVAGKRIAQATGRELGVVEDQDLIRKLCMWPTMMHQFLSEALQWRAQTDPDHVLYVLLNAKGAAVCTATCAQLHKRAEKITATLMERGGLKPGDNVVLLYPPGIDLIAAFYGCLYAGVIPVTVRPPHPQNLTATLPTVRMIIDVSKAVCILTTQPLMRILRSREAAASVNVKTWPTIIDTDDLPRKRPPHIYKPPTAEMLAYLDFSVSTTGMLTGVKMSHAAVSTLCRSIKLQCELYSSRQIAICLDPYCGLGFVLWCLSSVYSGHQSILIPPLELESSLPLWLSTLSQYKIRDTFCSYSVMELCTKGLGTQTEMLKVRGLNLSCVRSCVVIAEERPRLALTQSFSKLFKDLGLSPRAVSTAFGSRVNLAICLQGTSGPDPSTVYVDMKSLRHDRVRLVERGAPQSLPLMESGTILPGVRVIIVNPETRGPLGDSHLGEIWVNSAHSASGYYTIYGEESLQADHFNTRLSFGEPQTLWARTGYLGFIKRTELLDASGDRHDALFVVGSLDETLELRGLRYHPIDIETSVSRAHRSIAESAVFTWTNLLVVVAELSGSEQEALDLVPLVTNVVLEEHHLIVGVVVIVDPGVIPINSRGEKQRMHLRDSFLADQLDPIYVAYNM
- the dip2ba gene encoding disco-interacting protein 2 homolog B-A isoform X4; translation: MCVRYLVCLHMFVMTAVLGVCPGVPVNSRVSTKIQQLLNTLKRPKRPPLSEFFLDDSEEIVEVPQPDPNTPKPEGRQIIPVKGEPLGVVSNWPPALQAALARWGATQAKSPALTVLDITGKPLYTLTYGKLWSRSLKLAYTLLNKLGTKTEPVLQPGDRVALVYPNSDPGMFWVAFYGCLLAEVIPVPIEVPLSRQDAGSQQIGFLLGSCSVSLALTSEVCLKGLPKTPNGEIVQFKGWPRMKWVVTDTKYLTKPSKDWQPHIPTANTDTAYIEYKASKEGTVMGVAVSKISMLTHCQALTQACNYCEGETLVNVLDCKKDMGLWHGVLTSVMNRIHTITVPYAVMKACPISWVQRVHIHKVRVALVKCRDLHWAMMAHKDQKDTNLSSIRMLIVADGANPWSVSSCDAFLNVFQSHGLKPEAICPCATSPEALTVAIRRPGARGAPLPARAILSMGGLSHGVIRVNTEDKNSALTVQDVGHIMPGALMCIVKPDGPPQLCKTDEIGEIVINSRAGGTMYYGLPGVTKNTFEVIPVNQAGAPIGEIPFSRTGLLGFVGPGSLVFVVGKIEGLLTVSGRRHNADDLVATALAVEPVKTVYRGRIAVFSVTVFFDERIVIVAEQRPDANEEDSFQWMSRVLQAIDSIHQVGLYCLALVPANTLPKTPLGGIHIYETKQSFLEGNLHPCNILMCPHTCVTNMPKPRQKQPVDVGPASMLVGNLVAGKRIAQATGRELGVVEDQDLIRKHQFLSEALQWRAQTDPDHVLYVLLNAKGAAVCTATCAQLHKRAEKITATLMERGGLKPGDNVVLLYPPGIDLIAAFYGCLYAGVIPVTVRPPHPQNLTATLPTVRMIIDVSKAVCILTTQPLMRILRSREAAASVNVKTWPTIIDTDDLPRKRPPHIYKPPTAEMLAYLDFSVSTTGMLTGVKMSHAAVSTLCRSIKLQCELYSSRQIAICLDPYCGLGFVLWCLSSVYSGHQSILIPPLELESSLPLWLSTLSQYKIRDTFCSYSVMELCTKGLGTQTEMLKVRGLNLSCVRSCVVIAEERPRLALTQSFSKLFKDLGLSPRAVSTAFGSRVNLAICLQGTSGPDPSTVYVDMKSLRHDRVRLVERGAPQSLPLMESGTILPGVRVIIVNPETRGPLGDSHLGEIWVNSAHSASGYYTIYGEESLQADHFNTRLSFGEPQTLWARTGYLGFIKRTELLDASGDRHDALFVVGSLDETLELRGLRYHPIDIETSVSRAHRSIAESAVFTWTNLLVVVAELSGSEQEALDLVPLVTNVVLEEHHLIVGVVVIVDPGVIPINSRGEKQRMHLRDSFLADQLDPIYVAYNM